Proteins co-encoded in one Waddlia chondrophila WSU 86-1044 genomic window:
- the atpC gene encoding ATP synthase F1 subunit epsilon — translation MFSLKILTIDKKVYEGKALSLTIPGTLGYFEVLNNHASLMTPLQPGKLAITFSQQEKSVFAISGGIMEMHQNQVTILGDTIESAGEIDYDRAKAAYQKAYKLLEFPEEEIDQHEVTQALLRAKNRMEIAASSNS, via the coding sequence GTGTTTTCATTGAAAATTTTGACAATAGATAAAAAAGTCTATGAAGGGAAAGCTTTATCCTTAACAATACCCGGAACACTCGGCTACTTTGAAGTTCTCAACAACCATGCTTCCTTAATGACGCCTCTTCAGCCAGGAAAACTTGCGATCACGTTTTCCCAACAAGAAAAAAGCGTATTCGCCATTTCTGGAGGGATTATGGAAATGCATCAAAACCAAGTCACCATTTTAGGCGATACCATCGAGTCGGCAGGCGAGATCGACTACGATCGTGCAAAAGCTGCCTATCAAAAAGCCTACAAGCTGCTTGAATTTCCAGAAGAAGAGATCGACCAGCATGAAGTCACTCAAGCATTACTCAGAGCTAAAAATCGAATGGAAATTGCAGCCTCAAGTAATTCTTAA